DNA from Candidatus Thermoplasmatota archaeon:
TATATAATCTGCAAGGTCAACTAACCTATAAGAGTAACCAAGCTCGTTATCGTACCAAGCTATAACTTTAACTAAACTGCCTGTAACCATAGTTGAGGGCGCATCTACAACTGCAGAATGTTTGTTGCCTTTAAAATCTATAGATACTAAAGGTTCATCCACAACTTCAAGTATGCCTTTGAGACTGCCTTTCGCAGCTTCCCTAAAAGCGCTATTTACCTCATCAGAATTAGTCTCTCGGCCAACTACTGCAACCAAATCCACTGCTGAGACCGTTGGAGTGGGTACTCGAACAGCGAGTCCGTCGAACTTACCTTTTAGCTCAGGTATTACAACACCAATAGCTTTTGCCGCTCCTGTGGTTGTTGGAATTAGCGATAGTGCAGCAGCTCTGGCTCTTCTTAAATCGTTATGAGGCGCATCTAACACTCTCTGATCCATTGTATAGGCATGTACTGTGGTCATCAATGCTCTGACTATACCAAATTTATCGTTAAGAACTTTAGCTACAGGCGCTAGGCAGTTCGTAGTGCATGAAGCATTTGAAATAACAAAATGCTTTTTAGGATCGTATTTATTTTCATTTACGCCAATAACAATTGTGACATCCTCGTTTTTCGCAGGCGCTGATATAATTACTTTCTTTGCGCCTGCTTTTAAATGAGCTCTAGCTTTATCTGCTTCTGTGAACAAGCCCGTAGACTCTATTACAATATCAACTCCCAAATTTTTCCAAGGTAGTAGCGCAGGGTCTTTTTGTGCAAATGCTTTTATTTCTTTACCATTGACTACAATTGCGTTCTCAGTACTCTTTACCTCGCCATCAAAAATTCCGTAAATAGAGTCGTATTTAAACAAATGCGCAAGTGTTTTTGCATTTGT
Protein-coding regions in this window:
- the gap gene encoding type I glyceraldehyde-3-phosphate dehydrogenase, whose protein sequence is MVKVGINGFGRIGRLTLRAALENKNIEVVAVNDITNAKTLAHLFKYDSIYGIFDGEVKSTENAIVVNGKEIKAFAQKDPALLPWKNLGVDIVIESTGLFTEADKARAHLKAGAKKVIISAPAKNEDVTIVIGVNENKYDPKKHFVISNASCTTNCLAPVAKVLNDKFGIVRALMTTVHAYTMDQRVLDAPHNDLRRARAAALSLIPTTTGAAKAIGVVIPELKGKFDGLAVRVPTPTVSAVDLVAVVGRETNSDEVNSAFREAAKGSLKGILEVVDEPLVSIDFKGNKHSAVVDAPSTMVTGSLVKVIAWYDNELGYSYRLVDLADYISKKGL